A region of Methyloversatilis discipulorum DNA encodes the following proteins:
- the groES gene encoding co-chaperone GroES yields MKIRPLHDRVLVKRLEEERKTASGIVIPDAAAEKPDQGEVIAVGAGKILDDGKVRPMAVKAGDRVLFGKYSGQSVKVDGEEFLVMREEDIMGVVEA; encoded by the coding sequence ATGAAAATCCGTCCGTTGCACGACCGCGTGCTGGTCAAGCGTCTGGAAGAAGAGCGCAAGACCGCTTCGGGCATCGTGATTCCCGATGCAGCCGCAGAAAAGCCGGACCAGGGTGAAGTCATCGCCGTCGGCGCCGGCAAGATCCTGGACGACGGCAAGGTTCGCCCGATGGCCGTCAAGGCTGGCGACCGCGTGCTGTTCGGCAAGTATTCCGGTCAGTCGGTCAAGGTCGATGGCGAGGAATTCCTCGTCATGCGTGAAGAAGACATCATGGGCGTGGTCGAGGCCTGA
- a CDS encoding ABC transporter ATP-binding protein gives MNNVVQIRNVSRSYMLGGQQVNALKNITLDIEDGVFIAIAGPSGSGKSTLLNLIGCIDTPTSGQILINGQDVSGQTPDQLASLRARTIGFIFQTFNLLPVLSAYENVEYPLLQLPEVSKDERAKRVKYFLDIVGLGPKMHHRPNQLSGGQRQRVAIARALAVQPAIVLADEPTANLDRKTGDSILELMREINRTMKTTFIFSTHDKRVMSMADRLVRIEDGELTALGVQKSPGEWAYVKPPKSATLQAAS, from the coding sequence ATGAACAACGTCGTCCAGATCCGGAATGTGAGCCGCAGCTACATGCTCGGCGGACAGCAGGTCAATGCCTTGAAGAATATCACGCTGGATATCGAGGACGGCGTGTTCATTGCCATTGCGGGGCCCTCCGGCAGTGGCAAGTCGACCCTGCTGAACCTGATCGGTTGCATCGACACACCGACTTCGGGGCAGATCCTGATCAACGGTCAGGACGTGTCGGGGCAGACGCCGGACCAACTGGCCAGTCTGCGCGCGCGCACCATCGGTTTCATATTCCAGACCTTCAATCTGCTGCCCGTCCTGTCGGCCTACGAGAACGTCGAGTATCCGCTGCTGCAGTTGCCCGAAGTCAGCAAGGACGAGCGCGCGAAGCGGGTGAAGTACTTTCTCGACATCGTCGGGCTCGGCCCGAAGATGCATCATCGGCCCAACCAGTTGTCCGGGGGGCAACGCCAGCGTGTCGCGATTGCCCGCGCGCTGGCGGTGCAGCCGGCCATCGTGCTGGCCGACGAGCCGACCGCCAACCTCGACCGCAAGACCGGCGATTCGATTCTCGAGCTGATGCGCGAGATCAACCGCACGATGAAGACCACTTTCATCTTCTCGACCCACGACAAGCGCGTGATGTCGATGGCCGACCGTCTGGTGCGCATCGAGGACGGTGAACTGACCGCGCTCGGTGTACAGAAATCGCCGGGCGAATGGGCCTACGTCAAACCCCCGAAATCCGCCACTCTGCAGGCTGCTTCATGA
- a CDS encoding sensor histidine kinase yields MPPRDKLKNRRDKSGERTGEYNSLFGEILDWMLAPLMFVWPISIAIIHNVADDIAHAPYDKVLGDSVYELSRQVRFTPVGAIFVKPPQMRDLFHIDGEDIIYYQVLGGAGELLAGDSEVPDVPDDKPWKAGELYFRGGRVNNEDVRIAYMFQPVTTIPGSYVTVQVAETLNKREALTSRILSGVLLPQFVIIPIAVVLVYFGLGRGLWPLKRLQAVIEKRRPTDLSPIDVRRVPEELRPLINALNDMMLRLELNLAAQQRFIADAAHQMRTPLTGLKSQAELALLENDPAQIRACMEQILVSATGAGHLINQLLALARAEASTEKVHAVERVELNALLESLIADWVPAARRRHIDLGFERAHVALYIDANPVLLGEMFKNLIDNAIKYTSYGGIVTVRLKADIRAILEIEDTGPGIPVEDRQRVFERFYRVLGTQVEGSGLGLPIVREIAELHRAEVELLDAPGNGGLIVRVSFPRVVEQVPTDAAALPWPV; encoded by the coding sequence ATGCCGCCGCGTGACAAGCTGAAGAACCGTCGCGACAAATCAGGCGAAAGGACCGGCGAGTACAACTCGCTGTTCGGCGAAATCCTCGACTGGATGCTCGCGCCGCTGATGTTCGTGTGGCCGATCAGCATCGCCATCATCCACAACGTGGCGGACGACATTGCACACGCGCCCTATGACAAGGTCTTGGGCGACAGTGTCTATGAGCTGAGCCGGCAGGTGCGCTTCACGCCGGTCGGCGCCATCTTCGTGAAGCCGCCGCAGATGCGAGATCTGTTCCACATCGACGGCGAAGACATCATCTACTACCAGGTGCTGGGCGGTGCTGGAGAGCTGCTGGCCGGTGACAGCGAAGTGCCGGACGTGCCCGACGACAAGCCGTGGAAGGCCGGCGAGCTCTACTTCCGCGGCGGCCGCGTGAACAACGAGGACGTGCGCATCGCCTACATGTTCCAGCCGGTCACCACCATCCCCGGTTCCTACGTGACCGTGCAGGTGGCCGAGACGCTGAACAAGCGCGAGGCGCTGACCTCGCGCATCCTGTCCGGCGTGCTGCTGCCGCAGTTCGTCATCATCCCGATCGCCGTCGTGCTGGTCTATTTCGGTCTGGGCCGCGGGCTGTGGCCCTTGAAGCGGCTGCAGGCGGTGATCGAGAAGCGGCGACCGACCGACCTGTCACCGATCGACGTGCGCCGTGTGCCTGAGGAACTGCGCCCGCTGATCAATGCGCTGAACGACATGATGTTGCGGCTCGAACTGAACCTCGCGGCGCAGCAGCGCTTCATCGCCGACGCGGCGCACCAGATGCGCACGCCGCTGACCGGGCTCAAGAGTCAGGCCGAACTGGCGCTGCTCGAAAACGATCCGGCGCAGATCCGCGCCTGCATGGAGCAGATACTGGTCAGCGCCACTGGTGCGGGACACCTGATCAATCAGCTGCTGGCGCTGGCGCGCGCAGAAGCGAGTACGGAGAAGGTGCACGCGGTCGAGCGGGTAGAGCTGAATGCGCTGCTCGAATCGCTGATTGCCGACTGGGTGCCGGCTGCGCGCAGGCGCCACATCGACCTCGGCTTCGAGCGGGCGCACGTCGCGCTGTACATCGACGCTAATCCGGTGCTGCTCGGCGAAATGTTCAAGAACCTGATCGACAACGCGATCAAGTACACGTCCTACGGCGGCATCGTGACCGTGCGCTTGAAAGCAGACATCCGTGCGATCCTGGAAATCGAGGACACCGGGCCCGGCATTCCGGTCGAAGACAGGCAGCGCGTATTCGAACGCTTCTATCGGGTGCTCGGGACTCAGGTCGAAGGCTCCGGGCTTGGTCTGCCCATCGTGCGCGAGATCGCGGAGCTGCATCGCGCCGAGGTCGAACTGCTAGACGCACCCGGCAACGGCGGACTGATCGTGCGCGTGTCCTTTCCGCGCGTGGTGGAACAGGTTCCGACCGACGCCGCGGCGCTGCCGTGGCCTGTCTGA
- the groL gene encoding chaperonin GroEL (60 kDa chaperone family; promotes refolding of misfolded polypeptides especially under stressful conditions; forms two stacked rings of heptamers to form a barrel-shaped 14mer; ends can be capped by GroES; misfolded proteins enter the barrel where they are refolded when GroES binds), whose translation MPAKEVRFGDSARERMVAGVNVLANAVKVTLGPKGRNVVLERSFGAPTVTKDGVSVAKEIELKDKFENMGAQMVKEVASKTSDVAGDGTTTATVLAQAIVREGMKYVAAGMNPMDLKRGIDKAVTGIIGELKKISKPCSTSKEIAQVGSISANSDTSVGARIAEAMDKVGKEGVITVEDGKSLNDELEVVEGMQFDRGYLSPYFINNPDRQIAVLDSPFVLLHDKKISNIRDLLPVLEQVAKAGRPLLIIAEDIEGEALATLVVNNIRGILKTVAVKAPGFGDRRKAMLEDIAILTGGTVIAEEVGLSLEKATLQDLGQAKRIEVGKEETTIIDGAGTEDAITARVANINTQIDAATSDYDREKLQERKAKLAGGVALIKVGAATEVEMKEKKARVEDALHATRAAVEEGIVAGGGVALVRALQNLGDLRGDNADQDAGIKLIMRAAEEPLRQIVANAGDEPSVVVAKVKEGKGNFGYNAASGEYGDMVEMGVLDPTKVTRTALQNAASVASLMLTTDCMVAELAEDKPAAGGMPGGMGGMGGMGMDM comes from the coding sequence ATGCCCGCAAAAGAGGTACGTTTTGGTGATTCCGCCCGCGAACGCATGGTCGCCGGCGTCAATGTGCTGGCCAATGCAGTCAAGGTGACCCTGGGCCCGAAGGGCCGCAACGTGGTGCTGGAGCGCTCCTTCGGCGCCCCGACCGTGACCAAGGACGGCGTGTCGGTCGCCAAGGAAATCGAACTGAAGGACAAGTTCGAGAACATGGGCGCCCAGATGGTCAAGGAAGTCGCTTCCAAGACTTCGGACGTCGCTGGTGACGGCACCACCACCGCCACCGTGCTGGCCCAGGCCATCGTGCGCGAAGGCATGAAGTACGTGGCTGCCGGCATGAACCCGATGGACCTTAAGCGCGGCATCGACAAGGCCGTGACCGGCATTATCGGCGAGCTGAAGAAGATTTCGAAGCCCTGCTCGACCAGCAAGGAAATCGCCCAGGTCGGCTCGATCTCGGCCAACTCGGACACCTCGGTCGGTGCCCGCATCGCCGAAGCGATGGACAAGGTCGGCAAGGAAGGCGTCATCACGGTTGAAGACGGCAAGTCGCTGAACGACGAGCTGGAAGTGGTCGAAGGCATGCAGTTCGACCGCGGCTACCTGTCGCCCTACTTCATCAACAACCCTGACCGCCAGATCGCCGTCCTGGACAGCCCCTTCGTGCTGCTGCACGACAAGAAGATCAGCAACATCCGTGATCTGCTGCCGGTGCTGGAACAGGTCGCCAAGGCCGGTCGTCCGCTGCTGATCATCGCCGAGGACATCGAAGGCGAAGCGCTGGCTACCCTGGTGGTGAACAACATCCGCGGCATCCTGAAGACCGTCGCCGTCAAGGCCCCGGGCTTCGGCGACCGTCGCAAGGCCATGCTGGAAGATATCGCCATCCTGACCGGCGGTACGGTGATCGCCGAAGAAGTCGGCCTGTCGCTGGAAAAGGCCACGCTGCAGGATCTCGGCCAGGCCAAGCGCATCGAAGTGGGCAAGGAAGAAACGACCATCATCGACGGCGCCGGCACCGAAGACGCGATCACCGCACGCGTTGCCAACATCAACACCCAGATCGACGCCGCCACGTCGGACTACGACCGTGAGAAGCTGCAGGAACGCAAGGCCAAGCTGGCCGGCGGTGTTGCACTGATCAAGGTCGGTGCCGCGACCGAAGTCGAAATGAAGGAAAAGAAGGCACGCGTCGAAGACGCGCTGCACGCCACCCGCGCTGCCGTTGAAGAAGGCATCGTGGCCGGCGGCGGCGTCGCCCTGGTGCGCGCACTGCAGAACCTCGGTGACCTGCGCGGCGACAACGCCGACCAGGACGCCGGCATCAAGCTGATCATGCGCGCTGCCGAAGAGCCGCTGCGCCAGATCGTCGCCAACGCCGGCGACGAGCCGAGCGTGGTCGTGGCCAAGGTGAAGGAAGGCAAGGGCAATTTCGGCTACAACGCCGCCTCGGGCGAGTACGGCGACATGGTCGAAATGGGCGTGCTGGACCCGACCAAGGTCACCCGCACCGCACTGCAGAACGCCGCTTCGGTTGCTTCGCTGATGCTCACCACCGACTGCATGGTGGCCGAGCTGGCCGAAGACAAGCCGGCTGCCGGCGGCATGCCGGGCGGCATGGGTGGCATGGGCGGCATGGGCATGGACATGTAA
- a CDS encoding DUF1302 family protein encodes MTHFDFLSALRRLPLAALTLALLLGVRAAPAADALDDLFVEPAPEAASDEQGKPKADEQSSSSMSGWRGFSQFELARTVAGNSHWSKARWRNELGRSGSFGQGIKWKAVGRVDYDFAYGWESDFYPAAVRDDRRSEFAWREVYLDMPVGDVELRLGRQHIVWGEMVGLFFADVVSARDMREFFTQEFDQQRIPQWAARAEYFRNDWRAELIWVPYVSVDNIGRFGGDFYLTQPDLPGISATYDAQERPDRKLSNSNYGLRVGTLVQGWDLAAFYYRSLDVNPTFSRRFVAPTAVVYTPRHDWIHQYGATLTKDFGSFLLKAEAVLTYDRYLPVSPLSTRPDGLVRQDMVDYAIGIDIPFMSESRLNLQYFERAHMDKAPDLLANRRENGMAVLYNHKFDERLEGELLWVQSLVRNDYMFRPKLIWRVQSNWRAQFGADLFGGNSNGYFGRFGNSDRYYGELRYSF; translated from the coding sequence ATGACGCACTTCGATTTCCTTTCCGCCCTGCGCCGCCTGCCCTTGGCGGCGCTGACGCTGGCACTGCTGCTTGGGGTCCGGGCCGCGCCGGCAGCCGACGCGCTCGACGATCTGTTCGTCGAACCGGCGCCCGAAGCCGCCAGTGATGAGCAGGGCAAGCCGAAGGCCGATGAGCAGAGCTCGTCGTCGATGTCGGGCTGGCGTGGCTTCAGCCAGTTCGAACTGGCGCGCACGGTTGCCGGTAACAGCCACTGGTCGAAGGCGCGCTGGCGCAACGAGCTCGGCCGCAGCGGCAGTTTCGGTCAGGGCATCAAGTGGAAGGCTGTCGGCCGCGTCGATTACGACTTCGCCTACGGTTGGGAGAGCGACTTTTACCCGGCCGCGGTACGCGACGACCGGCGCAGCGAGTTCGCGTGGCGCGAGGTCTATCTCGACATGCCGGTCGGCGATGTCGAACTGCGCCTTGGGCGCCAGCACATCGTGTGGGGCGAAATGGTCGGCCTGTTCTTCGCCGACGTGGTGTCGGCGCGCGACATGCGCGAGTTCTTCACGCAGGAATTCGACCAGCAGCGCATTCCGCAGTGGGCGGCCCGCGCCGAGTACTTCAGGAACGACTGGCGCGCCGAGTTGATCTGGGTGCCCTACGTCAGCGTCGACAATATCGGCCGCTTCGGCGGCGACTTCTATCTGACGCAACCCGATCTCCCGGGTATCAGCGCGACCTACGACGCGCAGGAGCGGCCGGACCGCAAGCTCAGCAACTCGAACTACGGCCTGCGCGTCGGTACCCTGGTACAGGGTTGGGATCTGGCTGCCTTCTACTACCGCAGCCTGGACGTGAATCCGACCTTCAGTCGTCGGTTCGTCGCCCCGACCGCGGTGGTCTATACGCCGCGACACGACTGGATTCATCAGTATGGTGCAACGCTGACCAAGGATTTCGGCAGCTTCCTGCTGAAGGCCGAAGCGGTGCTCACCTACGATCGCTACCTTCCAGTGTCGCCGCTGTCGACACGGCCCGACGGACTGGTCCGTCAGGACATGGTTGACTATGCGATCGGTATCGACATTCCCTTCATGTCCGAGTCGCGGCTCAATCTCCAGTACTTCGAGCGGGCGCACATGGACAAGGCGCCCGACCTGCTGGCGAACCGGCGTGAGAACGGCATGGCGGTGCTGTACAACCACAAGTTCGACGAACGTCTCGAGGGCGAGCTTCTGTGGGTGCAGTCGCTGGTGCGCAACGACTACATGTTCCGCCCCAAGCTGATCTGGCGCGTGCAGTCCAACTGGCGCGCGCAGTTCGGTGCGGATCTGTTCGGCGGCAATTCAAATGGCTATTTCGGGCGTTTCGGCAACTCGGACCGCTACTACGGCGAGCTGCGCTACTCCTTCTGA
- a CDS encoding outer membrane lipoprotein-sorting protein — protein MNVPNTPLGMREATTTGRSSPRRKTFARILATVAALAAPFCIAPSAFAQDAASILEKADTIRFPREPFQVEVSVTSTTSSGEEFRKYRILSKGNENTIVQTVEPASERGQILLMKARDLWVFLPTVSQPVRLSLAQRLTGQVANGDLARANFSGDYTPKLLRTEKVDGSDHHVLELTAVDRGVTYSRVLLWVRTSNNAPHKAEFYSLSDKLLKTCVYDEYKTLGGKLRPTRLVMQDALKQGEQSTLEYASMQLRDIPDKVFDKEYLKKLQ, from the coding sequence ATGAATGTTCCGAACACCCCGCTCGGCATGCGCGAAGCCACCACCACCGGCCGATCGTCGCCCCGGCGCAAGACGTTCGCGCGGATCCTTGCAACTGTTGCAGCTCTTGCGGCACCGTTCTGCATTGCGCCGTCCGCCTTTGCCCAAGATGCCGCGAGTATACTTGAAAAGGCCGACACCATTCGCTTCCCGCGGGAGCCCTTCCAGGTCGAGGTCAGCGTCACCTCGACCACGTCCAGCGGCGAAGAATTCCGCAAGTACCGCATCCTGTCCAAGGGTAACGAGAACACCATCGTTCAGACGGTCGAGCCGGCTTCCGAGCGCGGCCAGATCCTGTTGATGAAGGCGCGCGACCTGTGGGTATTCCTGCCCACCGTATCGCAACCGGTGCGGCTGTCGCTGGCGCAGCGCCTGACCGGCCAGGTCGCCAACGGTGACCTGGCGCGCGCCAACTTTTCCGGCGACTACACCCCGAAGCTTCTGCGTACCGAAAAAGTGGATGGCAGCGATCATCACGTGCTCGAACTGACGGCGGTCGATCGCGGCGTGACCTACTCGCGCGTGCTGCTCTGGGTGCGCACATCGAACAACGCGCCGCACAAGGCCGAGTTCTACTCCCTGTCGGACAAACTGCTGAAGACCTGTGTCTATGATGAATACAAGACGCTGGGCGGCAAACTCCGCCCGACCCGTCTGGTCATGCAGGACGCACTGAAGCAGGGCGAGCAATCGACGCTCGAGTACGCATCGATGCAGTTGCGCGACATCCCCGACAAGGTGTTCGACAAGGAATACCTGAAGAAACTACAGTAA
- a CDS encoding PEP-CTERM/exosortase system-associated acyltransferase, with protein sequence MFLLEVGNLKENFAKYFAVEAAVDEAMKHEVYRVRHEVYCQELGYEATNPDHEETDGFDAHALQIALRAQTSGRIVGCVRLVQPDPDDLAKPLPFEHLCETAIDRSIIDPACIDRRRMVEISRLAVLSDYRKRKGDSGGPIAISEEDMGTRDQPRFPYIPVGLYLGLLAAAELHDIEHLFTLTEARLARHLSALGFRIHLIGQAVEHRGKRVPSVIYRRELMAHLPPFMQPLYDQLLEEMRGKYLARNAA encoded by the coding sequence ATGTTTCTGCTTGAAGTCGGAAACCTCAAGGAAAATTTCGCCAAGTACTTCGCGGTGGAAGCCGCGGTCGATGAGGCGATGAAGCACGAGGTCTATCGCGTCCGGCACGAGGTGTATTGCCAGGAACTGGGCTACGAAGCCACCAACCCCGACCATGAGGAAACCGACGGTTTCGACGCGCACGCGCTGCAGATCGCGTTGCGCGCGCAGACAAGCGGTCGCATCGTTGGTTGTGTGCGGCTCGTGCAGCCAGACCCGGACGACCTTGCGAAACCGCTCCCGTTCGAACACCTGTGCGAGACGGCAATCGACCGCAGCATCATCGACCCGGCCTGCATCGACCGTCGGCGCATGGTGGAGATTTCACGCCTCGCGGTGCTGTCGGATTACCGCAAACGTAAGGGCGACAGCGGCGGCCCGATCGCCATTTCAGAAGAGGACATGGGAACGCGGGACCAGCCCCGCTTCCCCTACATTCCGGTCGGCCTCTACCTCGGCCTGCTGGCCGCCGCCGAACTGCACGACATCGAACATCTTTTCACGCTGACCGAGGCGCGACTCGCCCGGCATCTGAGTGCACTGGGCTTCCGCATCCACCTGATCGGTCAGGCGGTGGAGCACCGCGGCAAGCGCGTGCCGTCGGTCATCTACCGCAGGGAACTGATGGCGCACCTGCCACCGTTCATGCAGCCGCTGTACGACCAGTTGCTGGAGGAGATGCGAGGGAAGTACCTGGCGCGAAACGCCGCGTGA
- a CDS encoding glycosyltransferase, with the protein MSTRRRVLFVAEAVSLAHVARPVVLASGLAAHHDVSVATAPAFDLCFRGTDLRRLGLESIPAKLFLDRLAAGAPLYTRAELERYVEADVALLQRERPDVVIGDFRLSLSVSARLVGIPYFALCNAHWSPWSAHSRFPLPDITLTKVLGPALAEPIFRLAQPLAFRLHAGPLNAVRRKNGMSGFPDVRHAYTDGDLTLYADTPGLVPVRPDCPPNHHFIGPIIWSPSMPLPDWWTSMPPGPLAYVTLGSTGRVDLLPEVFRALADAQVNAMTATAGRSDVASPGPHCFVADYLPGLEAAARADFVICNGGSATVYQALSTGTPVVGLCSNMDQFLTMSRVVDAGAGISLRAGSVSYEQLRIALRRMVGGEAEGFRRAAKTVQQDFASFNTCSILNGLVVSA; encoded by the coding sequence ATGTCGACCCGCCGCCGCGTTCTGTTCGTGGCGGAAGCGGTATCCCTCGCGCATGTCGCCCGGCCGGTCGTGCTGGCGTCGGGGCTCGCAGCGCATCATGACGTGTCGGTCGCGACCGCTCCGGCCTTCGATCTATGTTTCCGCGGAACGGATCTTCGCAGGCTCGGGCTGGAGAGCATTCCAGCCAAGCTTTTTCTCGATCGCCTGGCGGCCGGCGCACCGCTCTACACCCGCGCCGAGCTGGAGCGCTATGTCGAGGCCGATGTTGCGTTGCTGCAGCGCGAACGTCCCGACGTGGTGATCGGTGATTTCCGTCTGTCCCTGAGCGTATCGGCACGGCTTGTCGGCATCCCTTACTTCGCGCTGTGCAACGCGCACTGGAGTCCCTGGTCTGCCCATTCACGCTTTCCCTTGCCCGACATTACGCTGACCAAGGTGCTCGGGCCGGCACTCGCTGAGCCGATCTTCCGGCTGGCGCAGCCGCTCGCCTTTCGTCTGCACGCCGGCCCGCTCAACGCGGTACGCAGGAAGAACGGCATGAGTGGTTTTCCCGACGTGCGTCATGCCTACACCGACGGCGATCTGACGCTTTACGCCGATACGCCGGGTCTGGTGCCGGTGCGTCCGGACTGTCCGCCCAACCACCATTTCATCGGGCCCATCATCTGGTCGCCCTCGATGCCGCTGCCGGACTGGTGGACGTCGATGCCGCCGGGGCCGCTTGCCTACGTCACGCTGGGCTCCACTGGACGGGTCGATCTGCTGCCGGAGGTATTTCGCGCGCTGGCCGACGCGCAGGTCAACGCAATGACGGCCACGGCGGGGCGCTCGGACGTGGCTTCGCCCGGACCGCACTGTTTCGTCGCCGACTATCTGCCGGGGCTCGAAGCCGCTGCGCGTGCAGATTTCGTCATCTGCAATGGCGGGAGTGCGACGGTCTATCAGGCCTTGTCGACCGGCACGCCGGTCGTCGGTCTGTGTTCGAACATGGATCAGTTCCTCACCATGTCGCGTGTGGTCGATGCCGGTGCGGGGATTTCACTGCGTGCGGGCAGCGTGAGCTACGAACAACTGCGGATCGCACTCAGACGCATGGTCGGGGGTGAAGCTGAGGGCTTCAGGCGTGCCGCAAAGACGGTCCAGCAGGACTTCGCCAGTTTCAATACCTGCTCGATTCTGAACGGGCTGGTTGTATCCGCATAA
- a CDS encoding response regulator: MHILLAEDDPVISDAVVRALRRAGYAVDSVATGGEADAALHGQGFDLAIIDIGLPKLSGIEVIKRMRARKCTTPVLILTAQDGIDDRVRGLDAGADDYMCKPFALPELEARVRALTRRGTGMPTRIEIGSLAYDQTDHVASVNGQAIELSARETALLEVLLLRAGRLVNKEQLVDHLCGWGEEVSNNAIEVYVHRLRKKIEHSGLRIVTLRGLGYCLERPDAAA; the protein is encoded by the coding sequence ATGCATATCCTGCTTGCCGAGGACGATCCGGTCATTTCCGATGCCGTGGTTCGCGCGCTGCGGCGCGCCGGTTACGCTGTGGACAGCGTGGCCACAGGTGGTGAGGCCGACGCGGCGCTGCATGGACAGGGCTTCGATCTGGCCATCATCGACATCGGTTTGCCCAAGCTGTCCGGCATCGAGGTGATCAAGCGCATGCGCGCGCGCAAGTGCACGACACCGGTACTGATCCTGACCGCGCAGGACGGCATCGACGACCGCGTGCGCGGGCTCGATGCCGGCGCAGACGACTATATGTGCAAACCCTTCGCACTGCCCGAGCTGGAAGCGCGCGTGCGTGCGCTGACGCGCCGCGGCACCGGCATGCCCACCCGTATCGAGATCGGCAGCCTCGCCTACGATCAGACCGATCACGTGGCCAGCGTCAATGGCCAGGCGATCGAACTGTCGGCGCGCGAGACCGCGTTGCTGGAGGTGCTGCTGCTGCGCGCCGGCCGGCTGGTCAACAAGGAACAGCTGGTCGACCATCTGTGCGGCTGGGGCGAAGAAGTGAGCAACAACGCCATCGAGGTCTATGTGCACAGGCTGCGCAAGAAGATCGAGCACAGCGGCCTGCGCATCGTGACGCTGCGCGGCCTGGGCTACTGCCTGGAAAGACCGGATGCCGCCGCGTGA
- a CDS encoding NAD-dependent epimerase/dehydratase family protein, which produces MRVLITGGAGFIGSHTADALLAAGHSVRALDILDPQIHGESRQRPAYLAPEVELQIGDVCNADDVARALDGIDAVYHFAALTGVGQSMYDMTHYARVNGLGTTTLIEGIVKGGHALKRLVLSSSRAIYGEGAYVCREHGAQYPGARSRERLQAGKFAMPCPVCGDDLDAVPTPEDKVSEPFSVYAITKKHQEDYVRYAANTFGIPAVVLRYFNVFGSRQSLKNPYTGVVSIFYSRICAGQPISVYEGGLPVRDFVHVSDVVAANMRALVADVAPGSVFNVGAGEASTIADIANALARAVGKPVTMEDKGEYRVGDIFGCVADLAHSRAVLGYEPARTLDQGMAEFAAWAGGQPSEDRYQQTVAELTRFGLFGRAGGA; this is translated from the coding sequence ATGCGAGTGCTGATCACGGGCGGTGCCGGCTTCATCGGTTCACATACGGCGGACGCGCTGCTGGCCGCTGGTCACAGCGTGCGTGCGCTGGACATTCTCGATCCGCAGATACATGGCGAAAGCCGCCAGCGGCCGGCCTATCTCGCGCCCGAGGTGGAACTGCAGATCGGTGACGTTTGCAATGCCGACGACGTCGCGCGCGCGCTCGACGGCATCGACGCGGTCTACCATTTTGCCGCGCTGACCGGTGTGGGTCAGAGCATGTACGACATGACCCATTACGCGCGGGTCAATGGTCTGGGCACGACCACCCTGATCGAAGGCATCGTCAAGGGTGGCCACGCGCTGAAGCGTCTGGTGCTGTCATCGTCGCGTGCGATCTACGGCGAGGGGGCCTATGTCTGCCGTGAGCATGGCGCCCAATATCCGGGCGCCCGTTCGCGCGAGCGCCTGCAGGCGGGCAAGTTCGCGATGCCCTGCCCGGTCTGCGGCGATGATCTCGACGCGGTGCCGACGCCGGAAGACAAGGTGTCAGAGCCGTTCTCGGTCTATGCGATCACGAAGAAGCATCAGGAAGATTACGTTCGCTACGCGGCGAACACCTTCGGTATTCCTGCGGTCGTGCTGCGTTACTTCAACGTTTTCGGCTCGCGTCAGTCGCTGAAGAATCCCTACACCGGCGTGGTGTCGATCTTCTATTCGCGCATCTGCGCCGGCCAGCCTATCTCGGTGTACGAGGGCGGCCTGCCGGTGCGCGACTTCGTCCATGTATCCGACGTCGTTGCGGCCAATATGCGAGCACTGGTCGCAGACGTGGCACCTGGCTCGGTGTTCAACGTCGGCGCCGGCGAGGCGAGCACGATCGCCGACATCGCCAACGCGCTCGCACGTGCAGTCGGCAAGCCGGTGACGATGGAGGACAAGGGGGAGTACCGTGTCGGCGACATCTTCGGATGCGTTGCCGATCTGGCGCACTCGCGCGCAGTGCTCGGTTATGAGCCGGCGCGTACGCTTGATCAGGGCATGGCGGAATTCGCCGCTTGGGCGGGCGGGCAGCCGTCGGAGGATCGCTATCAGCAGACCGTCGCCGAACTGACGCGCTTCGGCCTGTTCGGTCGCGCCGGGGGCGCCTGA